From Candidatus Neomarinimicrobiota bacterium, a single genomic window includes:
- a CDS encoding glycoside hydrolase family 28 protein codes for MIQRAHKTTVLVVTIVSLFSSVGGGKEDLARYTSDLSFDMPPVTIPSFPSHVENIVDYGAVGDGHTMNSEAINSTLEACAAAGGGTVNIPPGLWLTGPIRLQSNVNLHLEKGAVLQFSSRFEDYSLIRSTWEGREEVRCIAPIFGLELENIGITGDGIIDGAGEAWRPVKKFKTTDQQWQQLRASGGVISKDGRVWWPSEQALKGAQIVERLNNRKNSAIQDYAAAREYLRPVLVNLVKCRNVLLDGPTFQNSPAWNIHPLMCENMVIRNITVLNPWFAQNGDGIDLESCRNVVVYNCSFDVGDDAICLKSGRNEYGRRRGKPSENIAIADCIVYHGHGGFTIGSEMSGGVRNIDVRRCTFLGTDVGLRFKSTRGRGGIVENIFIRDIYMKAIPTEAIRFNMYYDSQPPIPELNSDKLLVYKERPEVAVSEETPSFRNIHIENITCRGADRAILLQGLPEMAISDIVLNNIVISAKNGLVCVDADGVSLNNVKIMSEETPVMSILSSRNVSLEGVFVPEDTRPFMVIDGQKSANIRLTGLTDSIEDLLSIGKQVPADAVILD; via the coding sequence ATGATACAACGAGCTCATAAAACCACCGTACTGGTGGTTACCATAGTATCTTTATTCAGTTCAGTTGGTGGTGGTAAGGAGGACCTGGCTCGCTATACCAGCGATCTATCCTTTGATATGCCGCCGGTAACGATACCCTCCTTTCCTTCCCATGTTGAGAATATTGTCGATTACGGAGCCGTTGGTGACGGACATACCATGAACTCGGAGGCCATTAATAGCACACTTGAAGCGTGTGCGGCTGCCGGTGGTGGGACCGTCAATATCCCACCGGGATTATGGCTCACCGGCCCGATCCGATTGCAGAGCAATGTCAATCTGCACCTGGAAAAAGGTGCCGTGCTGCAGTTCAGCTCCCGCTTTGAGGACTATTCCCTGATCAGGAGTACCTGGGAGGGACGGGAGGAGGTGCGGTGTATCGCACCAATTTTCGGCCTGGAACTGGAAAATATCGGCATCACAGGAGATGGGATCATCGATGGAGCTGGCGAAGCCTGGCGGCCGGTGAAGAAATTCAAAACCACCGATCAACAGTGGCAACAGCTGCGCGCTTCAGGCGGTGTCATCAGTAAAGATGGTCGTGTCTGGTGGCCTTCTGAGCAAGCACTGAAGGGGGCTCAAATCGTCGAACGGTTGAACAACCGGAAAAACAGCGCTATCCAGGACTATGCCGCAGCTCGCGAGTATCTGCGACCGGTACTGGTAAATCTGGTGAAATGCCGTAACGTGCTACTCGATGGCCCCACCTTTCAGAATTCTCCCGCCTGGAATATTCATCCCCTTATGTGCGAGAATATGGTCATCCGCAACATCACGGTGCTCAATCCGTGGTTCGCCCAGAACGGCGATGGAATCGATCTGGAATCCTGCCGCAATGTTGTGGTTTACAACTGCAGTTTCGATGTGGGTGATGATGCCATCTGCCTGAAGTCGGGTAGAAACGAATATGGCCGGCGACGGGGAAAGCCCAGTGAGAATATCGCGATTGCCGATTGCATCGTGTATCACGGGCACGGAGGTTTCACCATCGGCAGCGAGATGTCGGGCGGCGTTCGCAATATTGATGTGCGCCGATGCACCTTTTTAGGGACCGACGTGGGATTACGATTCAAAAGTACCCGCGGGCGCGGCGGGATCGTGGAGAATATCTTTATCCGCGATATCTATATGAAAGCTATCCCGACCGAGGCGATTCGTTTTAATATGTATTATGACAGTCAGCCCCCGATCCCGGAATTGAATTCAGACAAACTGTTGGTCTATAAAGAACGGCCGGAAGTCGCTGTTAGCGAAGAAACACCAAGTTTTCGAAATATCCATATCGAGAATATCACCTGCCGTGGTGCTGACCGGGCAATATTATTACAGGGATTACCTGAAATGGCTATCAGCGACATCGTACTGAACAACATCGTCATTTCTGCCAAGAATGGTCTCGTTTGCGTGGATGCGGATGGAGTTTCACTCAACAACGTGAAAATTATGTCGGAAGAAACGCCTGTGATGAGTATTCTGAGCAGCCGGAATGTGTCGCTTGAGGGCGTGTTCGTACCTGAAGACACCCGTCCTTTTATGGTCATCGATGGGCAAAAATCCGCCAACATTCGGCTTACCGGCCTGACTGATTCCATCGAGGATTTACTCAGCATCGGGAAACAGGTGCCCGCAGATGCGGTAATCCTTGATTAA